CCAACAACACCCGGGACGTCGGACCCCGGGTCGGGACGCCACTGTGGTTGTATCTCGTCAGCACCACGGTGGCCGGCTGCGTCCTCCTTGGCGTGTCCTTGTTCGGGGTCGGCCTCGACCGGCTGCAGTCCCTCGCCGCGCAGCCGCTCGTCTGGGTCATCCTCTGCATGGTGGTCATCGGCGAGCTGCGCCCGATCGCGACGCCCAACGCGCCCTCCGACAACGGCGCGCCCACGTCGCTGCCGTTCTCGTTCGCGCTGGTGGTCTTCTACGGCCTGTCCGTCGCCGGCCCGGTCCAGGCCATCGCCACGGTCATCGCCGGGATCGCACGGGGGAACGCACCGCACCGCACGGCCTTCAACGTCGCCCAGTACACGCTGAGCTTCGGCGTCGCCGACGCCATCATCCGGCTGCTGTTCCCCGGCACCGCCCGGATGCCCTGGGTGCCCGAGGGCGCCGAGCTCCTCGTCGTCGCGCTGGCCGGTGCAGCCTACTTCCTGGTCAACCTGGTCCTGGTGGAGTGCGCGATCGCCATGCACGAGCGGGCGTCGCTGTCCACGATGCTGATGAAGGACATCGGCCAGCGCCTGTTCGTGGCCGCCGTGCTGCTCAGCCTGGCGCCGCTGGTGGTGGTCGCGATGAACCACTCGGTGTGGCTGGTGCCGCTGTTCATCTTCCCGCTGGTCGCGCTGTACAGCAGCGCCTCACTGTCGATGAAGCGGGAGCACCAGGCCAACCACGACGAGCTCACCGGCCTGGCCAACCGCAAACTGCTCATCCTGCGCACCCAGGAGGCGCTCAGCGACGCCCAGCCGCGCAAGCAGCGGGTGGGGCTGCTGCTGCTCGACCTCGACCGGTTCAAGGAGGTCAACGACACCCTCGGCCACCCCACCGGCGACCGGCTGCTGCAGAACGTCGCGCACCGGCTCACCCACAGCGTGCGCCCCGGCGACCTGGTCGCCCGGCTCGGCGGCGACGAGTTCGCCGTGCTGCTGCCGCAGGTGCGCGACGCCGCCTCCGCCCGCGAGGTGGCGGCGCGGCTGCGGGTGGCCCTGGCCGAGCCGATGCGGCTCGACGGCATGGACTTCGACCTGGAGGCCAGCGTCGGCATCGCGCTCTACCCCAACCACGCCCCCGACTTCGAACTGCTCATGCAGCGGGCCGACGTCGCGATGTACGTGGCCAAGGAGCGCCGCACCGGTGTCGAGCTCTACGCGCCGCACAAGGACCGCAACTCCACGGCCCGGCTCAGCCTCTTCAGCGAGCTGCGCCGCGCGCTCATCGAGAACGAGCTGGAGATGTTCTACCAGCCCAAGGTCTCACTGAACGAGCACCGCGCGGTGGGGCTGGAGGCGCTGGTGCGGTGGCGGCACCCGCAGCGGGGCATCCTGCCGCCGGAGGAGTTCGTCCCGCTGGTCGAGCAGTCCTACCTGATGCGCAGCTTCACCCACGAGGTCATCGAGCAGACGCTGCCGCAGATCGCGCGCTGGTGGGCCGAGGGCATCGAGCTGCCGGTGGCCATCAACCTCTCGGCGCGCGAGCTGCTCGACCCCACCCTGCCCGAGATCGTCGCCGCCGGCCTGCGCCGCC
This sequence is a window from Spinactinospora alkalitolerans. Protein-coding genes within it:
- a CDS encoding putative bifunctional diguanylate cyclase/phosphodiesterase; this encodes MKDPNNTRDVGPRVGTPLWLYLVSTTVAGCVLLGVSLFGVGLDRLQSLAAQPLVWVILCMVVIGELRPIATPNAPSDNGAPTSLPFSFALVVFYGLSVAGPVQAIATVIAGIARGNAPHRTAFNVAQYTLSFGVADAIIRLLFPGTARMPWVPEGAELLVVALAGAAYFLVNLVLVECAIAMHERASLSTMLMKDIGQRLFVAAVLLSLAPLVVVAMNHSVWLVPLFIFPLVALYSSASLSMKREHQANHDELTGLANRKLLILRTQEALSDAQPRKQRVGLLLLDLDRFKEVNDTLGHPTGDRLLQNVAHRLTHSVRPGDLVARLGGDEFAVLLPQVRDAASAREVAARLRVALAEPMRLDGMDFDLEASVGIALYPNHAPDFELLMQRADVAMYVAKERRTGVELYAPHKDRNSTARLSLFSELRRALIENELEMFYQPKVSLNEHRAVGLEALVRWRHPQRGILPPEEFVPLVEQSYLMRSFTHEVIEQTLPQIARWWAEGIELPVAINLSARELLDPTLPEIVAAGLRRHGVPPHALQLEISERVMVTEVDAITPTILALSDLGVSLSLDDFGTGYFTLARLNGLPVQEIKIHESFVRGVVDNPDGRVIVGSAIDLVGTLRMRAVAEGVETARVAETVRAMGCYAAQGRYFTPPLEAAAVTGWLLEHGGIELPSEQRTGSAG